The nucleotide sequence ATATTCTCAATTTCATTGTACGTAGGTATTACTACCAAACCGTTGGGCATAGTCCGCTTTTTGGGCAAATGTACCTCTTTTTGTCTAAATAATATGTTAGGAAAAATGTAATTGCCCTGCTTTTTCTCAATTATAAATTCACGTACCTTTACCTTAAATATTCTTGTGGATTACGCCGACCGACATCTCGAAAATATCGACTGGATCACGCTTTTGTTATTCGGTTGCCTTGCATTGTTTGCCCTGGCAAAATATCTTTATCCGAAACGGTTTCAGGAGTTTATTATGCTTCCGCTTACCAACAAGTATTTCTTGATCCAGGGAAGAAACAATGAAATTAATCATCCCTTTAATATTTTATTGTTTGCGTCACAGGTTATATCTATTTCCCTTTTTATTTATCTGGCCTTTACAGTCTATAATCCCGATCTGGTACAGCAAAATTCATGGTTATATGTCCAAATCTGTACGTTTTATAGTGTATTTGTACTCGTAAAGTTTTGTATTGAAAAGATCGTAGCACATGTATTTTCTATTGAAACCCTCATAAACAGCTATTTGTACCAAAAACTTAGTTGTCGCAACCTGCTGTCGATGTTTTTTTTTATTGCCAACCTTGTTTTATTTTACGTAACGACTCCTTCTGAGGTATATATAGTAACGCTTTTCGTCCTATTGTTGCTTCTAAACGGCATCGCACTGTTTTACAGCTATAAAACCAATGGAAATTCAATTTTAAAGAACTTCTTTTATTTTATTTTGTATCTTTGCGCACTTGAAATTTCACCTTATATCATTTTATACAAACTGATGGTGTAGTATTAAGAATAAAAAAAGGAGCTGCTTATGAAAGTGAAAACTATTTTGGTTTCCCAACCTGAGCCGAAAGTTGAAAATTCACCTTATTTCGATCTTGTAGAAAGACAAAAGGTAAAAATTGATTTTAGGCCATTTATACATGTGGAAGGTGTTTCGGGTAAAGATGTCCGATCCCAAAAAGTTGATCTCACAAAATATACAGCAATTATTCTAACCAGCAGAAATGCGGTGGACCATTTTTTCAGAATTGCAGAAGAATTGCGATTTAAGGTTCCCGATACTATGAAATATTTCTGCCAGAGTGAAGCGGTAGCGTTTTATCTTCAAAAGTATGTGGTATACAGAAAACGAAAGATCTACGTAGGTAAAAGAACTTTTACCGAGCTTTCTCCCCTCATTAAGAAATACAAGAACGAAAAGTTCTTGTTGCCTTCATCAGATAAATTAAAGCCGGAATGCCCGCTGGTATTGAACGATCTTGGCGTAGACTGGAAGCAGGCTACTTTTTACAAGACCGTAGTTAGCGATCTGTCTGATCTGCGGGACGTATACTACGATATACTGGTATTCTTTAGCCCAAGTGGAATCGAATCGTTATTGCACAATTTCCCCGATTTTGAGCAAAACGATACCCGAATCGCAGTCTTTGGGAACACCACGGTAAAAGCTGCGACAGAAAGTGGATTACGAGTGGACATACAGGCCCCAACCCCCGAAACTCCATCTATGACCATGGCCCTTGAAAAGTATATCAAGGAAATGAATAAGAAATAAACATCCAACTATATAAAATAAAAAAAGGCTCCAAAATGGAGCCTTTTTTTATTTGATCTATCCGGTTTAACCAGCGATTGGTGCTCCGGAAAGAATTTCATCATTTGCAAATTCCTCGAATTTCGCAAAGTTCTCTCTAAAGGAATTTGCCAATTCTTTAGCTTGGATGTCGTAAGCTTTCTTGTTTTTCCAGGTCTCCTTCGGATTTAACACTTCTGAAGGCACATTTGGACATGACTGGGGCACCATGAGTCCGAATATAGGGTGCTGCTCATAGGCAACATCATCGAGCTGATGATTGAGTGCTGCAGTGATCATCGCACGAGTATATTTCAGTTTCATTCGACTACCCACACCATAAGGACCTCCCGTCCATCCGGTATTAACCAACCAAACATTCACGCCAGCCTGTTTCATCTTGGCACTTAACATTTCGGCATATTTTGTAGGATGCAACGGCATAAACGGAGCACCAAAACAGGCCGAGAAGTTTGGTAAGGGTTCATTTACTCCTTCTTCGGTTCCGGCAACTTTTGCTGTATAACCACTTATAAAGTGATATGCCGCCTGCCCCGGAGTCAATTTTGAAATTGGAGGCAGCACCCCGAAGGCATCTGCCGTTAGGAAGAAAATATTCTTAGGATTTTCACCAATAGAAGGCACCTGAATATTATCGATATGATCTATAGGGTAACTTACCCTGGTATTTTGTGTAATGGAAGTATCTGAATAATCAACTACCCCATTTTCATCCATGATGACATTTTCAAGAATGGCTCCCGGCTTGATCGCATGATAAATATCCGGCTCATTCTCTTCTGAAAGGTTGATCACTTTTGCATAACAACCGCCTTCAAAATTAAAGATGGTATTTTCGGAGGTCCAGCCGTGTTCGTCATCGCCAATGAGTCTGCGGTCCGGATCTGCCGAAAGCGTCGTTTTACCGGTACCTGACAATCCGAAGAATATCGCTGTTTCACCATCATCACCAATATTGGCAGAACAATGCATTGGCATAGTATTCTTGTCTACCGGGAGAATAAAGTTTAGCGCTGAAAATATTCCTTTCTTGATCTCTCCTGTATATCCTGTTCCGCCAATTAAGGCGATCTTTCTTGTAAAATTGAGAATGGCGAAATTGTGCTGTCTCGTACCGTCCACTTCAGGATCTGCCTCGAAGCCCGGGGCGTTAATGATAAGCCATTCGGGGTCGAAGTTTTCCAGCTCGGCTTCAGTAGGTCTTAAAAACATATTGTAGGCAAACATATTGGACCAGGGGTACTCGTTTACCACACGAATGTTTAATTTATATTTTTCGTCGGCACAGGCATAGCTGTCTCTTACGTATACTTCTTTTTCAGAAAGATAATCGGTCACCTTATTATAAAGGGCGTCGAACATATCTGTTGGAAAAGGAATATTGATATTCCCCCACCATACTTTATCCCGTGTCACATCGTCTTTTACAATAAACCTGTCTTTGGGAGATCTTCCGGTAAATTCCCCGGTATTTACTGCCAGTGCACCGCTGCTGGCTTCTGTCCCTTGTTCATTCTGAAGTGTTCTGTTGTGAAGTTCTTGTGAGGATAATTGATAATTAACTTTTGCATTCTTAATTCCGTATTGCTCTAACGAAATTGCTTTAGCAGTTTGGTTTTTACCGACCATAACTTGATTTAATTGTTGTGGGATACAAAAATAACAAATCTGTCACAGATAGCGTAACTAAAAAAAAACATTTCTAATTACTTTAACGTAAATGCTCCATACGCCAACCTACACCAGCCCAAAATAAAGAAAATTCCACCAATTGGGGTCACGGGACCCAACACTGAAGTATCAAAATCGAGTAAATCATTAATAGATAGAAGATAAATTGACCCGGAAAAGAAGACGATTCCAAAGACAAAAAACCAAAATACCCATTTGCGGGTAATGGTAGAAAGAGCGTTGGCAAAACCAAGGACAAGAAGGGCGAGAACATGAAACATTTGGTAGCGTACTCCGGTTTCGAAACTCAAAATCGCATCGGAGTCAACCAGTTGTTTCAATCCGTGGGCACCAAAGGCTCCGATAGCGATGGTTAACGCACCCAAAATCGCTGCTGTAACTACTATTTTTTTATCGTATTTTCCCATAAGTTCCCACTACATTTTATTACTTTCGTCCTGTTAAAATCAACCTTACAAAGGTACTTAAAAACTGCAGATGAGAAATGTTTTAATTATTGGCGCCGGACGTTCCGCCACGAGCTTAATCCGTTATTTACTCGACAAATCGGATGCTGAAGAGCTTTTTATAACAATTGGTGATCTCTCCATCACCAACGCTCAGAAGTTTACCGATGGTCATCCAAATGGCCGCGGAATCTTACTCGATGTTTTTAACGAACCTCAACGCAGAGATGCCATAAAGAACAGCGATCTGGTAATTTCGATGCTGCCTGCACGATTTCATCTTGAAGTGGCCAAGGATTGTATCGAATTCGGAATACATATGGTAACTGCTTCTTATGTGAGTGACCAGATGCAGCTCCTGGATGTGAAAGCAAAGTCTAAAGGATTGGTTTTTATGAACGAGATCGGTCTCGATCCGGGAATCGATCATATGAGTGCGATGCAGGTTATTGATCGCATACGCGCAAAAGGCGGAAAAATGTTGTTGTTCGAATCTTTTACAGGAGGCCTTATAGCTCCCGAGAGTGATGATAACCTTTGGCATTATAAATTTACCTGGAATCCACGGAATGTGGTTACTGCCGGTCAGGGTGGTGCGGCCGAATTTATTCAGGAAGGTACCTATAAGTATATACCCTATCACAGACTCTTCCGAAGAACAGAATTTCTGGATGTGGAAGGTCACGGGCAATTTGAAGCCTATGCCAACAGAAACTCCCTGAAATACCGAAGTATTTACGGATTAAAGGATATTTTAACTCTATATCGGGGAACCATACGTCGCGTTGGTTTCAGCAAGGCATGGAATATGTTCGTGCAATTGGGGATGACCGATGACGGTTATACCATTCCCAATTCAGAAAACCTGTCGTACCGTGATTTTGTAAATTTATTTCTTCCCTACTCTCCAACAGATTCGGTAGAACTGAAATTACGTCACAGTTTAAAGATCGATCAGGATGACCTCATGTGGGGGAAATTGGTAGAACTGGATATATTTAATTCAGAAAAAAAATTAGGAATAAAAGATGCAACTCCCGCCAAAGCGCTGCAAAAAATACTTGAAGATAAGTGGACACTGGCGCCACACGACAAAGATATGATCGTCATGTATCATAAATTCGGTTACGAAATAGACGGGAAGAAATACCAGATCGACAGCAATATGGTGATCAAAGGTGACGACCAGACTCACACAGCCATGGCGAAAACTGTTGGGATTCCCGTTGCCATTGCAGCCATAAAGATCTTAAACGAAGAGATTACCACTCCCGGCGTGCAGATCCCCATAAAAAAAGAAGTCTACGAGCCCATTTTAAAAGAGCTCGAAGACTATGGAATTGTTTTTAATGAAAATGATGTTCCTTATTTAGGATATAATCCCAATAACGTTTCCGGTTAACCACGAACTCTTATCGCCTTCCTAAAAAGATACTGATAAAGTAAAGTAAGGTTGCTAGTGAACCAAGTGCAGCCACCACATAGGTGCGTGCTGCCCATTTTAAAGCATCCTTCGCAGCCGCATGTTCGGGCTGAGTGACCATATTGGCACTTTCCAGCCATGCTAATGCCCGTTTACTCGCATCGTATTCTACAGGTAATGTAATAAAGCTGAATAAGGTACCGATCCCAAACATGATAATCCCAACAAGCAATAAGGTAGGGCCCACATAATTTAGCGCCATTAACGCGAAACCTGCAAAGATCACCCATTGAGATAATTTAGACGCGACATTCACCGCAGGAACTAGGGTACTTCTCATTTGCAACCAGTTATAGGCTGTAGCGTGTTGTACGGCATGTCCGCATTCGTGCGCGGCAACGGCCGCGGCAGCCGCGTTGCGCTGCATGTACACTCCTTCACTTAGGTTTACCGTCTTTTTCGCGGGATTGTAATGATCTGTTAGCATTCCGGGTACCGAAATGACCTGTACATCACGAATGCCGTTATCTGCGAGCATCTTTTCGGCGATCTCCTTTCCACTCATTCCGTTTTGAAGGTGTAGCTTGGAGTATTTTTTAAATTTGCTTTTCAACCGGTTGCTCACATACATGCTTACTATAAAGATGGCACCGGCAATTATATAATATCCTATCATTGTGTGTTCAATTTAAAGTATAAAAGTACTCATTGAAATGCAAAAAGTATGCTAAAATTTAGCCAACAATATTCACGATCTTTCCGGGTACCACGATCACCTTTTTAGGCGTGCGACCTTCGAGATAATGGGCTGTTTTCTCATGTGTCATTACGGCAGCCTCAATGTCAGCCTTACTCATATCTAGTGGCAGTTCTAGGGTAAAACGCATCTTTCCGTTAAACGAAATGGGATATTCCTTGCTGCTTTCCACAAGGAAGTTTGCATCAAACTTTGGGAATGGTGCGATCGAAATACTTGTGGTATGCCCCAATTTACTCCATAGCTCTTCTGCTATATGGGGGGCATAGGGAGAGATAAGAACGATAAGGGGTTCCAGGACTGCTCTGGAATTACATTGTAATGCCGAAAGTTCATTTACTGCGATCATAAAGGTAGAAACCGAAGTATTAAAACTGAAATTCTCAACATCCTCTTCTACTTTTTTTATCGTCTTATGCAATGTTTTCATACTGTCTTTATCTGCTTCTCCTTCTGAAACAAAAAACGACTCGTTCTCACCACTGTGGTACAGCTTCCACAATTTTTTCAGGAAACTGTGCACTCCGGTGATCCCGGCGGTGCTCCACGGTTTTGCCTGTTCCAACGGACCTAAGAACATTTCGTACATTCGCAAGGTATCGGCTCCGTAACGGTCGCAGATATCGTCGGGATTTACAACGTTGTACTTCGATTTAGACATCTTTTCAACGTCGCGGGAAACCTTGAAGGAACCGTCGGCTTCCGTTATATACTCTGCATCCTTAAATTCTGGGCGCCATTTTTTAAAGGCCTCGATGTCCAATTCGTTGTGCGTGTTTACAAATGAAACATCTGCGTGAAGTAACTGTGAATTATCCTTATCTGCCTTGCTGGCGCTTACGAGTGTATTTTCATTCTCTCTCCTATGTACAAAGGCACTCTCCCCTAGGATCATCCCCTGATTGATTAATTTTTTAAAGGGTTCCTGAACCGGTAAAACTCCCTTATCGAATAGGAATTTCACCCAGAACCGGCTGTATAACAAATGCCCTGTGGCATGCTCGCTACCACCCACATACAGATCGACGTTTTTCCAGTAGTTCATCGCCTCCTTAGAAGCCAGTTCAGCGTCATTATGGGGATCCATATAACGGAACATATAACAACTGCTTCCTGCCCAACCCGGCATGGTATTGAGCTCTAAAGGGAATACGGTTTTATGATCGATATTACTGTTAGCAACTACTGTATTTGTTGTGGTATTCCACGCCCATTTGGTTGCTCTTCCCAAGGGTGGCTCACCGTCTTCGGTAGGCAGGTATTTTTCTACTTCAGGAAGGGTTAACGGCAAGTGTTCCACAGCGATCATTTGAGGTAGTCCGTTTTTGTAATATACGGGAAAAGGCTCGCCCCAATACCGCTGCCGTGAAAACACAGCATCACGAAGCCGATAATTGATCTTTCCTTCACCCACTTTTATGGCTTCTAATTTTTCAATAGCCTTCTTAGTCGCTTCAGCATAATTGAGACCGTTCAGAAAGTCGGAATTTGTTATCACAGTCTTTTCCTTGTCCGAAAAAGCTTCTTCAGAAACGTCCACGCCTTCAAATATATTCGGGATTGGAATTCCGAAGTGCTTCGCAAAATCGTAATCCCGCTGATCCCCACAGGGAACACTCATCACTGCGCCGGTTCCGTAACCGGCCAACACATAGTCTCCTATCCATACCGGTATCTCTTCCCCACTAAACGGATGAATAGCATAGGCACCGGTAAAAACGCCGGTAATAGACTTTACATCGGCCATACGCTCGCGTTCACTACGCTTAGAAGTGGCCTCTATGTACGCCTTCACTTCTTCTTTTTGCGCTTCTGAAGTAATCTTCGAAACCAATTCATGTTCCGGAGCCAATACCATAAAACTCACCCCAAAAATGGTATCAGGACGGGTGGTAAAGACATCAATATCAACCTTGTGATCCTTTACCTTAAACCGCACCGAAGCACCTTTGGAACGTCCTATCCAATTGGTTTGAGAATCCTTTAGCGGTTGTGGCCAGTCTATGGTATTTAAGCCGTCGAGCAATCGTTGCGCATAAGCGGTAATGCGCATACTCCATTGCTTCATTTTTTTACGGATCACCGGGTATCCACCGCGTTCGGAAACGCCATTTACGATCTCATCGTTTGCCAGTACGGTTCCCAGTTCGGGACACCAGTTCACTTCGGTTTCGGCAAGGTAAGTGAGACGGTATTTTAATAATATTTTCTGTTGCTCTTCGGAAGACATGGCGTTCCACATATCGGCCGTAAAGGATGGGACATCGTCATCACAGGCTGCATTGACAACTGTATTTCCTTCCGAAGCAAATATGGAAACCAGCTCCTCAATATTTTTTGCTTTTTCGGTATTCTTATCGTACCAACTATCAAACAGCTGAATAAAGATCCACTGTGTCCATTTGTAATACTGCGGATCTGAAGTGCGCACTTCTCGGCTCCAATCGAAGGAAAACCCAATGCGATCCATTTGCTTTCTGTAGCGTGCAATGTTCTCTTCGGTGGTTTTCCGGGGGTGCTGCCCTGTTTGTATGGCGTACTGCTCTGCAGGCAAACCAAAAGAATCGTATCCCTGCGGATGCAGTACATTAAATCCTTTATGACGTTTATACCGCGCATAAATATCACTGGCGATGTAACCCAGAGGATGACCCACATGCAGCCCCGCGCCTGATGGGTAGGGAAACATATCCAGAACGTAGTATTTGGGTTTATCGCTAGAATTTGTAGCGTGAAACGTCTTATTTTCTGCCCAGAAATTCTGCCATTTCTGCTCTATATCGTTAAAATGATAATTGCTCATTTGTGTTTTTTCAGGAAAAGGCAAATTTACGCCTATTGTACGAAACACAAAACTTTGTGCGTTGTTATGTATTAGGTATAAAAATCATTGTATTTTTACACAACCATTGCTTCAAAAAAGATGTTTTTGAAGCCAATAAACAAGTTTTCTCTATGGCCTCATCTTTTGAAAAGTACCAAAAACGCAGGTTGATCTCTTCGTATTTTTCGGTAGTCATTAGTATTTCTCTGGTATTATTTCTTTTGGGGCTACTCGGACTTTTAGTGCTGAACACCAAAAAGGTTGCCGATCACTTTAAAGAACAGATCGCTCTTACCGTATATTTAAAGGATACTGCCAAAGAAGTAGAGATCACACAATTACAACAAAGTCTTGCGTTGGCAGAATACACTAAATCAGCTCAATTTATCTCAAAGGAACAGGCTGCCGAAGAGCACAGCGCAACCATTGGTGAGAATTTTATGGATTTTCTGGGCTATAATCCGCTACAGAACAGTATCGATGTTCATTTGCTTGCCGATTACGTATCGCCCTCCAAACTGGAAGAGATTACGGTTGAAATTATGACCAAGGATTTTGTGGATGAAGTGATCTACGACAAGCCCCTTATCGCTTTACTCAACGATAATGTAAAAAAAATAAGCTTGTGGATCCTCATAATTAGCGCGTTGTTCACTTTTATCGCAGTGCTGCTCATTAACAGCTCCATCCGACTTTCGGTATATGCCAGAAGGTTTACCATTAAAACTATGCAAATGGTAGGCGCAACCAAACAATTTATACGACGTCCTTTTATATGGAAGAGTGTACGACTGGGGATGTTAGGAGCTGTACTCGCAATGATCGGGATGGGATTGGTCTTATATTATTTAAACAAAAGTTTTCCAGAATTGCAATTGCTCAATGACCAATTATTATTGGTTTTGTTATTCGCGTTTATCTTTTTTATGGGGCTATTTATCACCTGGATCAGTACATTTTTTGCAACGCAGCGCTTTTTAAACCTGCGAACCGATGAATTGTATTATTAAAAATTAGACAGATGAAAAGATACCGACTTTTATTTCCGGGCTTAATTGTATTATTACTTTCTGTTTTTATACTGAAAAGCTGTGTGATAAAAGATCCAAAGCCGGAAGACTGTTTGGTAAAAGAGATCACAGTAAGCGACATTTATGAAGGAACTTCTTACGATATTGTTTTAAAAGACAATGGTACGGATGCTTATTACATAAATCGCGGACTCGAAAACGGACTCACTATTGAAGGGCTTAAGGCCACAGTATTAAATAAAAAAGTTACCTTGCACCTACCCAAATTTCCGATAGGAACCTCGGAACACATTGCACAATTAGCCATTGGGAATGACCTTATTTATACCGAATTCAATACGTCTGAAACAGCCTTGATAAAAAAATAGTCATGGGAGAGAAGAAAAGAAAAGAAGCAGCTAAACAAACAGAATTCATCTTCGAGAGAAAGAACTATAAATTTATGCTCATCGGGATTGCCTTTATCACCTTAGGGTTTATTATAATGGCCGGAGGGGGTAGTGACGATCCAAATGTATTCAATCCCGAGATCTACAGCTGGAGACGCATTAGGCTAGCCCCTGCACTCATCCTTATTGGGTTTGGGTTTGAAGTGTATGCCATTCTTCTTAAACCGTCCAAGAAAGAATAATACATGGACATCTGGGACGCTGTAATTCTAGGCATAATACAGGGCTTTACCGAATTTTTACCGGTTTCATCAAGTGGCCATCTCGAATTGGGAAAGGCCATTTTAGGAGACACCTCTGTCCCCGAAGAGAGTCTGCT is from Constantimarinum furrinae and encodes:
- a CDS encoding DUF4271 domain-containing protein: MDYADRHLENIDWITLLLFGCLALFALAKYLYPKRFQEFIMLPLTNKYFLIQGRNNEINHPFNILLFASQVISISLFIYLAFTVYNPDLVQQNSWLYVQICTFYSVFVLVKFCIEKIVAHVFSIETLINSYLYQKLSCRNLLSMFFFIANLVLFYVTTPSEVYIVTLFVLLLLLNGIALFYSYKTNGNSILKNFFYFILYLCALEISPYIILYKLMV
- a CDS encoding uroporphyrinogen-III synthase, with protein sequence MKVKTILVSQPEPKVENSPYFDLVERQKVKIDFRPFIHVEGVSGKDVRSQKVDLTKYTAIILTSRNAVDHFFRIAEELRFKVPDTMKYFCQSEAVAFYLQKYVVYRKRKIYVGKRTFTELSPLIKKYKNEKFLLPSSDKLKPECPLVLNDLGVDWKQATFYKTVVSDLSDLRDVYYDILVFFSPSGIESLLHNFPDFEQNDTRIAVFGNTTVKAATESGLRVDIQAPTPETPSMTMALEKYIKEMNKK
- the pckA gene encoding phosphoenolpyruvate carboxykinase (ATP), producing the protein MVGKNQTAKAISLEQYGIKNAKVNYQLSSQELHNRTLQNEQGTEASSGALAVNTGEFTGRSPKDRFIVKDDVTRDKVWWGNINIPFPTDMFDALYNKVTDYLSEKEVYVRDSYACADEKYKLNIRVVNEYPWSNMFAYNMFLRPTEAELENFDPEWLIINAPGFEADPEVDGTRQHNFAILNFTRKIALIGGTGYTGEIKKGIFSALNFILPVDKNTMPMHCSANIGDDGETAIFFGLSGTGKTTLSADPDRRLIGDDEHGWTSENTIFNFEGGCYAKVINLSEENEPDIYHAIKPGAILENVIMDENGVVDYSDTSITQNTRVSYPIDHIDNIQVPSIGENPKNIFFLTADAFGVLPPISKLTPGQAAYHFISGYTAKVAGTEEGVNEPLPNFSACFGAPFMPLHPTKYAEMLSAKMKQAGVNVWLVNTGWTGGPYGVGSRMKLKYTRAMITAALNHQLDDVAYEQHPIFGLMVPQSCPNVPSEVLNPKETWKNKKAYDIQAKELANSFRENFAKFEEFANDEILSGAPIAG
- a CDS encoding DUF423 domain-containing protein, encoding MGKYDKKIVVTAAILGALTIAIGAFGAHGLKQLVDSDAILSFETGVRYQMFHVLALLVLGFANALSTITRKWVFWFFVFGIVFFSGSIYLLSINDLLDFDTSVLGPVTPIGGIFFILGWCRLAYGAFTLK
- a CDS encoding saccharopine dehydrogenase family protein; this translates as MRNVLIIGAGRSATSLIRYLLDKSDAEELFITIGDLSITNAQKFTDGHPNGRGILLDVFNEPQRRDAIKNSDLVISMLPARFHLEVAKDCIEFGIHMVTASYVSDQMQLLDVKAKSKGLVFMNEIGLDPGIDHMSAMQVIDRIRAKGGKMLLFESFTGGLIAPESDDNLWHYKFTWNPRNVVTAGQGGAAEFIQEGTYKYIPYHRLFRRTEFLDVEGHGQFEAYANRNSLKYRSIYGLKDILTLYRGTIRRVGFSKAWNMFVQLGMTDDGYTIPNSENLSYRDFVNLFLPYSPTDSVELKLRHSLKIDQDDLMWGKLVELDIFNSEKKLGIKDATPAKALQKILEDKWTLAPHDKDMIVMYHKFGYEIDGKKYQIDSNMVIKGDDQTHTAMAKTVGIPVAIAAIKILNEEITTPGVQIPIKKEVYEPILKELEDYGIVFNENDVPYLGYNPNNVSG
- a CDS encoding zinc metallopeptidase; its protein translation is MIGYYIIAGAIFIVSMYVSNRLKSKFKKYSKLHLQNGMSGKEIAEKMLADNGIRDVQVISVPGMLTDHYNPAKKTVNLSEGVYMQRNAAAAAVAAHECGHAVQHATAYNWLQMRSTLVPAVNVASKLSQWVIFAGFALMALNYVGPTLLLVGIIMFGIGTLFSFITLPVEYDASKRALAWLESANMVTQPEHAAAKDALKWAARTYVVAALGSLATLLYFISIFLGRR
- the leuS gene encoding leucine--tRNA ligase, producing MSNYHFNDIEQKWQNFWAENKTFHATNSSDKPKYYVLDMFPYPSGAGLHVGHPLGYIASDIYARYKRHKGFNVLHPQGYDSFGLPAEQYAIQTGQHPRKTTEENIARYRKQMDRIGFSFDWSREVRTSDPQYYKWTQWIFIQLFDSWYDKNTEKAKNIEELVSIFASEGNTVVNAACDDDVPSFTADMWNAMSSEEQQKILLKYRLTYLAETEVNWCPELGTVLANDEIVNGVSERGGYPVIRKKMKQWSMRITAYAQRLLDGLNTIDWPQPLKDSQTNWIGRSKGASVRFKVKDHKVDIDVFTTRPDTIFGVSFMVLAPEHELVSKITSEAQKEEVKAYIEATSKRSERERMADVKSITGVFTGAYAIHPFSGEEIPVWIGDYVLAGYGTGAVMSVPCGDQRDYDFAKHFGIPIPNIFEGVDVSEEAFSDKEKTVITNSDFLNGLNYAEATKKAIEKLEAIKVGEGKINYRLRDAVFSRQRYWGEPFPVYYKNGLPQMIAVEHLPLTLPEVEKYLPTEDGEPPLGRATKWAWNTTTNTVVANSNIDHKTVFPLELNTMPGWAGSSCYMFRYMDPHNDAELASKEAMNYWKNVDLYVGGSEHATGHLLYSRFWVKFLFDKGVLPVQEPFKKLINQGMILGESAFVHRRENENTLVSASKADKDNSQLLHADVSFVNTHNELDIEAFKKWRPEFKDAEYITEADGSFKVSRDVEKMSKSKYNVVNPDDICDRYGADTLRMYEMFLGPLEQAKPWSTAGITGVHSFLKKLWKLYHSGENESFFVSEGEADKDSMKTLHKTIKKVEEDVENFSFNTSVSTFMIAVNELSALQCNSRAVLEPLIVLISPYAPHIAEELWSKLGHTTSISIAPFPKFDANFLVESSKEYPISFNGKMRFTLELPLDMSKADIEAAVMTHEKTAHYLEGRTPKKVIVVPGKIVNIVG
- a CDS encoding cell division protein FtsX, with the translated sequence MASSFEKYQKRRLISSYFSVVISISLVLFLLGLLGLLVLNTKKVADHFKEQIALTVYLKDTAKEVEITQLQQSLALAEYTKSAQFISKEQAAEEHSATIGENFMDFLGYNPLQNSIDVHLLADYVSPSKLEEITVEIMTKDFVDEVIYDKPLIALLNDNVKKISLWILIISALFTFIAVLLINSSIRLSVYARRFTIKTMQMVGATKQFIRRPFIWKSVRLGMLGAVLAMIGMGLVLYYLNKSFPELQLLNDQLLLVLLFAFIFFMGLFITWISTFFATQRFLNLRTDELYY
- a CDS encoding DUF3098 domain-containing protein, with protein sequence MGEKKRKEAAKQTEFIFERKNYKFMLIGIAFITLGFIIMAGGGSDDPNVFNPEIYSWRRIRLAPALILIGFGFEVYAILLKPSKKE